The Marinitoga hydrogenitolerans DSM 16785 genome includes the window TTTAAAGCTGCATTTAAATCCCTATCGTTTTTATATCCGCATTCACACATATATATTCTGTCTGATAATTTTAAATCCTTTTTTATTTTTCCACATTTATGGCA containing:
- a CDS encoding zinc ribbon domain-containing protein; translated protein: CHKCGKIKKDLKLSDRIYMCECGYKNDRDLNAALNLRDYALA